One part of the Brevundimonas subvibrioides ATCC 15264 genome encodes these proteins:
- a CDS encoding NADH-quinone oxidoreductase subunit D: MDDRKFTINFGPQHPAAHGVLRLVLELDGEVVERVDPHIGLLHRGTEKLMEARTYLQNVPYLDRLDYVAPMNQEHAFCLAIERLMGIEVPYRAQLIRVLYSEIGRILSHMLNVTTQALDVGALTPPLWGFEQREKLMVFYERACGARLHANYFRPGGVHQDLPMALIDDIGRWCAEFPTALADIESLVTENRIFKQRNVDIGIVSKEQALEWGFSGVMLRGSDIAWDLRKSQPYECYAELDFDVVVGKNGDCWDRYLVRVEEMKQSVHIMEQCIHKLRNCPGEPVMVENNKIVPPTRGEMKRSMEALIHHFKLYTEGFHTPAGEVYAAVEAPKGEFGIYLVSDGTNKPYRVKISAPGFRHLQAMDWMNRGHMLADVSAILGSLDIVFGEVDR, translated from the coding sequence ATGGACGACCGCAAGTTCACCATCAACTTCGGCCCGCAGCACCCGGCCGCGCACGGCGTGCTGCGTCTGGTGCTGGAGCTGGACGGGGAAGTGGTCGAGCGCGTCGATCCGCACATCGGCCTGCTGCACCGCGGCACCGAGAAGCTGATGGAGGCGCGCACCTACCTCCAGAACGTGCCCTATCTGGACCGGCTCGACTACGTCGCACCGATGAACCAGGAGCATGCCTTCTGCTTGGCCATCGAGCGGCTGATGGGGATCGAGGTCCCGTACCGGGCCCAGCTCATCCGCGTCCTGTATTCGGAAATCGGCCGCATCCTGTCGCACATGCTGAACGTCACGACCCAGGCGCTGGACGTCGGGGCCCTGACGCCACCCCTGTGGGGGTTCGAGCAGCGCGAAAAGCTGATGGTGTTCTACGAGCGGGCTTGCGGCGCGCGCCTGCACGCCAACTATTTCCGGCCGGGCGGCGTCCATCAGGACTTGCCGATGGCCCTGATCGACGACATCGGCCGCTGGTGCGCCGAGTTCCCGACGGCCCTGGCCGATATCGAGAGCCTGGTCACCGAGAACCGCATCTTCAAACAGCGCAACGTCGACATCGGCATCGTCTCCAAGGAACAGGCCCTTGAGTGGGGCTTCTCCGGCGTGATGCTGCGCGGCTCGGACATCGCCTGGGACCTGCGCAAGTCGCAGCCCTACGAATGCTATGCCGAGCTCGATTTCGACGTGGTGGTCGGCAAGAACGGCGACTGCTGGGACCGCTATCTCGTTCGCGTGGAAGAGATGAAGCAGTCGGTGCACATCATGGAGCAGTGCATCCACAAGCTGCGCAACTGTCCGGGCGAGCCCGTGATGGTCGAGAACAACAAGATCGTGCCACCCACGCGGGGCGAGATGAAGCGGTCGATGGAAGCCCTTATCCATCACTTCAAGCTCTACACCGAAGGGTTCCACACCCCGGCTGGCGAGGTCTATGCCGCCGTCGAGGCCCCCAAGGGCGAGTTCGGAATCTATCTGGTCTCGGACGGCACCAACAAGCCGTACCGGGTGAAGATCAGCGCCCCGGGCTTCCGTCACCTGCAGGCCATGGACTGGATGAACCGCGGCCACATGCTGGCCGACGTGTCCGCCATCCTCGGCTCGCTCGACATCGTCTTCGGCGAGGTCGATCGCTGA
- a CDS encoding NuoB/complex I 20 kDa subunit family protein: MEEGRAGMAIIAPSSPLPTAYGQGGRSTVEGYDPKIHDKFFEAVNTEIAEQGFLTASLDDVINWARTGSLMWMTFGLACCAVEMIQASMPRYDLERFGMAPRASPRQSDLMIVAGTLTNKMAPALRKVYDQMPDPRYVLSMGSCANGGGYYHYSYSVVRGCDRIVPVDAYVPGCPPTAEALIYGLLQLQKKIRRTGTIDR, translated from the coding sequence ATGGAAGAAGGGCGCGCTGGAATGGCAATAATCGCTCCGAGCAGCCCGCTGCCCACGGCCTATGGCCAGGGCGGTCGCTCCACGGTCGAGGGCTATGATCCCAAGATCCACGACAAGTTCTTCGAGGCGGTCAACACCGAGATCGCCGAGCAGGGGTTTCTTACGGCCTCGCTGGATGACGTCATCAACTGGGCCCGTACGGGGTCGCTGATGTGGATGACGTTCGGTCTGGCCTGCTGCGCCGTGGAGATGATCCAGGCCTCGATGCCGCGCTATGATCTGGAGCGCTTCGGCATGGCTCCGCGCGCCAGCCCGCGTCAGTCGGACCTGATGATCGTGGCCGGAACCCTGACCAACAAGATGGCTCCGGCCCTGCGCAAGGTCTACGACCAGATGCCGGACCCGCGCTACGTGCTGTCGATGGGCAGCTGCGCCAACGGCGGTGGCTACTACCACTACAGCTACAGCGTCGTTCGCGGCTGCGACCGGATCGTGCCGGTGGATGCCTATGTGCCGGGCTGCCCGCCCACCGCCGAGGCGCTAATCTACGGCCTGCTGCAGCTGCAGAAGAAGATCCGTCGCACGGGGACCATCGACCGGTGA
- a CDS encoding NADH-quinone oxidoreductase subunit A: MNAFLLQYLPIVIFLGIATVLGIGFMVAAWVLAPSNPDSEKLSAYECGFNAFDDARMKFDVRFYLVSILFIIFDLEVAFLFPWAVSIFDLGQGAMVFAFWSMMAFLGVLTVGFIYEWKKGALEWQ; the protein is encoded by the coding sequence ATGAACGCTTTCCTTCTGCAATATCTGCCCATCGTGATCTTCCTCGGGATCGCGACGGTGCTGGGCATCGGCTTCATGGTCGCCGCCTGGGTGCTGGCTCCCTCGAACCCCGACTCCGAAAAGCTGTCGGCCTATGAGTGCGGGTTCAACGCCTTCGACGACGCACGGATGAAGTTCGACGTGCGGTTCTACCTCGTGTCGATCCTCTTCATCATCTTCGACCTGGAAGTGGCCTTCCTGTTCCCCTGGGCGGTATCGATCTTTGACCTGGGGCAAGGGGCCATGGTGTTCGCCTTCTGGTCGATGATGGCCTTCCTCGGCGTGCTCACGGTCGGCTTCATCTACGAATGGAAGAAGGGCGCGCTGGAATGGCAATAA
- a CDS encoding NADH-quinone oxidoreductase subunit C, translating to MVAALQVDATVAYGELTLTCHRDRIVGVLTDLRDRFGFQQLLDVCGVDYPDRAERFDVVYHLLSLTRNARVRVKVTTDEVAPVPTVISVYPSAEWFEREAFDMYGMLFSDHPDLRRLLTDYGFQGHPLRKDFPMTGYVEVRYDEEQKRVVYEPVKLTQEFRNFDFLSPWEGAEYPADVLPGDEKAAQAKAVGATAPSGGKA from the coding sequence ATGGTCGCTGCGCTGCAGGTCGACGCGACCGTGGCCTATGGCGAACTGACCCTGACCTGCCACCGCGACCGGATCGTGGGCGTGCTGACGGACCTGCGCGACCGCTTCGGCTTCCAGCAGCTGCTGGATGTCTGCGGCGTCGACTATCCCGACCGGGCCGAACGGTTCGACGTCGTCTATCATCTTCTCAGCCTGACCCGGAACGCCCGCGTCCGGGTCAAGGTCACGACCGACGAGGTCGCGCCGGTCCCGACCGTCATCTCCGTGTATCCGTCAGCCGAATGGTTCGAGCGCGAGGCGTTCGACATGTACGGCATGCTGTTCTCGGACCATCCGGACCTGCGTCGCCTGCTGACCGACTACGGGTTCCAGGGCCATCCGCTGCGCAAGGATTTCCCCATGACCGGCTATGTCGAGGTCCGGTACGACGAGGAGCAGAAGCGGGTGGTCTATGAACCCGTCAAGCTGACGCAGGAATTCCGCAACTTCGATTTCCTGTCGCCCTGGGAGGGCGCGGAGTATCCGGCCGACGTCCTGCCCGGTGACGAAAAGGCGGCGCAGGCGAAAGCCGTGGGCGCGACCGCGCCGTCGGGAGGGAAAGCCTGA
- the nuoE gene encoding NADH-quinone oxidoreductase subunit NuoE, producing the protein MSVRRLAKDQPASFAFSKETMKKVDWWIAKYPADRARSAVIPMLWLVQKQEGWVSEPAIRAIADKLDMAYIRVLEVATFYTMFMLEPVGSAALIQVCGTTPCMLRGSGELMKVCKSRIGEKQTLSADGKFYWEEVECLGACVNAPMAMINDYYFEDLTAADLNQIIDDFAAGKAPKPGTRIDRVNSAPEGGPLTLTDPGLYDGTAAKPISKLPNSDPAPVPA; encoded by the coding sequence ATGAGCGTCCGTCGTCTCGCCAAGGATCAACCGGCCTCGTTCGCCTTCTCGAAGGAGACGATGAAGAAGGTCGACTGGTGGATCGCCAAATACCCGGCCGACCGCGCGCGTTCGGCCGTGATCCCCATGCTGTGGCTGGTGCAGAAGCAGGAGGGCTGGGTCTCCGAGCCCGCCATCCGCGCCATCGCCGACAAGCTCGACATGGCCTACATCCGGGTGCTGGAGGTCGCGACCTTCTACACGATGTTCATGCTGGAGCCGGTCGGCTCGGCGGCCCTGATCCAGGTCTGCGGCACGACGCCTTGCATGCTGCGCGGCTCGGGCGAGCTGATGAAGGTCTGCAAGAGCCGGATCGGTGAAAAGCAGACCCTGTCGGCCGACGGCAAGTTCTACTGGGAAGAGGTCGAGTGCCTGGGGGCCTGCGTCAACGCCCCGATGGCCATGATCAACGACTACTATTTCGAGGATCTGACCGCTGCCGACCTGAACCAGATCATCGACGACTTCGCGGCGGGCAAGGCCCCGAAGCCGGGTACGCGCATCGACCGCGTGAACTCGGCGCCCGAGGGCGGACCGCTGACCCTGACCGATCCCGGGCTCTATGACGGCACGGCCGCCAAGCCGATCTCGAAGCTGCCGAACAGCGATCCTGCGCCGGTGCCCGCATGA